From the genome of Halorussus caseinilyticus, one region includes:
- a CDS encoding AMP-dependent synthetase/ligase, translated as MEWRDAERDYEDEVVGESTLSRLFEESAARHENRPAQQYKGGIYDRSLAGSAIPAAADGEFRPLSYAEMRDIVRSLAAGFRDLGVEADDRVGIFADTRMEWAQADFGLLAAGAVVTTVYRGSSPDQVEYLLGDPDADGVVVENAELLERVVSVQDSLDLDFAVVMDREVPRTSNASGERSDSQDGLGADGESLADRADFDVLTLGDLYERGSEAFDLDEYESWLDARDPEDLATLIYTSGTTGQPKGVRLSHWNFRSNVNQCYKRFGPRPDKGDLPTISEESRTVSFLPLAHVFERLAGHFLMFASGATVAYAEDPETLQEDFQQVEPTTGTSVPRVYERMYDAIREQAESSAVSERLFGWATEVGREYFEAENPGPALRAKRAVADKLVFRKVRNGLGGNIDFLISGGGSLSADLCALYHGMGLPILEGYGLTETSPVISVNPPEDPKVGTIGLPVVDAEVKVDGSTVSQAIFADADGEVGELLVKGPQVTDGYWEMPDATDRAFTDDGWFRTGDIVELRPDGYVAFEERAKELLVLSTGKNVAPGPIEDAFAASDVIEQVMVVGDGHKFVSALVVPNFEEVRRRAERKGIDLPDDDRELRRHDRVREWMDEEVERINQQFESHEQIKQFRVVGEEFTEDNDLLTPTMKKKRRNILDRFADEIDAIYEREYETA; from the coding sequence ATGGAGTGGCGTGACGCGGAACGGGACTACGAGGACGAGGTTGTCGGGGAGTCCACGCTGTCCCGGTTGTTCGAGGAGAGCGCGGCCCGGCACGAGAACCGTCCGGCACAGCAGTACAAAGGAGGCATCTACGACCGGTCGCTCGCGGGGAGCGCGATTCCCGCGGCGGCCGACGGGGAGTTTCGACCCCTCTCGTACGCCGAGATGCGCGACATCGTACGGTCGCTCGCGGCGGGCTTCCGGGACCTCGGCGTCGAAGCCGACGACCGGGTAGGTATCTTCGCCGACACCCGGATGGAGTGGGCGCAGGCCGACTTCGGTCTGCTCGCGGCGGGCGCGGTCGTGACCACCGTCTACCGCGGGTCCTCGCCCGACCAAGTGGAGTACCTGCTCGGCGACCCCGACGCCGACGGCGTGGTCGTGGAGAACGCCGAACTGCTGGAGCGCGTGGTGTCGGTACAGGACTCGCTCGACCTCGACTTCGCCGTCGTGATGGACCGCGAGGTTCCCCGGACCTCGAACGCGAGCGGGGAGCGAAGCGACTCGCAAGACGGACTCGGCGCGGACGGCGAATCGCTCGCCGACCGCGCCGACTTCGACGTGCTGACGCTCGGCGACCTCTACGAGCGCGGGAGCGAGGCGTTCGACCTCGACGAGTACGAGTCGTGGCTCGACGCCCGCGACCCGGAGGACCTCGCCACCCTCATCTACACCTCCGGCACGACCGGCCAACCGAAGGGTGTCAGGTTGTCCCACTGGAACTTCCGGTCGAACGTCAACCAGTGCTACAAGCGGTTCGGTCCGCGACCCGACAAGGGCGACCTGCCGACCATCAGCGAGGAGTCCCGGACGGTCTCGTTCCTCCCGCTAGCCCACGTCTTCGAGCGACTGGCGGGGCACTTCCTGATGTTCGCCAGCGGCGCGACCGTCGCCTACGCCGAGGACCCCGAGACCCTCCAAGAGGACTTCCAGCAGGTCGAACCGACTACCGGCACCAGCGTCCCGCGGGTGTACGAGCGCATGTACGACGCCATCCGCGAACAGGCCGAGTCCTCGGCGGTCTCCGAGCGACTGTTCGGGTGGGCCACCGAGGTCGGCCGCGAGTACTTCGAGGCGGAGAACCCCGGTCCGGCGCTCCGCGCCAAGCGCGCCGTCGCCGACAAACTCGTCTTCCGGAAGGTCCGGAACGGACTCGGGGGTAACATCGACTTCCTCATCTCCGGCGGTGGCAGTCTCTCGGCCGACCTCTGTGCGCTCTACCACGGGATGGGACTGCCGATTCTGGAGGGGTACGGCCTGACCGAGACTTCGCCGGTCATCTCGGTGAACCCGCCAGAGGACCCGAAGGTCGGCACCATCGGACTCCCGGTCGTGGACGCGGAGGTGAAGGTAGACGGTTCGACCGTCTCTCAGGCCATCTTCGCGGACGCCGACGGCGAGGTCGGCGAACTCCTCGTGAAGGGACCTCAAGTGACCGACGGCTACTGGGAGATGCCCGACGCGACCGACCGCGCGTTCACGGACGACGGGTGGTTTCGGACCGGCGACATCGTGGAGTTGCGGCCCGACGGCTACGTCGCGTTCGAGGAACGAGCGAAGGAACTGCTGGTCCTCTCGACCGGCAAGAACGTCGCGCCGGGACCCATCGAGGACGCCTTCGCCGCGAGCGACGTGATAGAACAGGTCATGGTGGTCGGCGACGGCCACAAGTTCGTCTCGGCGCTCGTGGTTCCGAACTTCGAGGAGGTCCGCCGCCGGGCCGAACGGAAGGGAATCGACCTTCCCGACGATGACCGAGAACTCCGGCGACACGACCGCGTGCGCGAGTGGATGGACGAGGAAGTCGAGCGAATCAACCAGCAGTTCGAGTCCCACGAGCAGATAAAGCAGTTCC
- a CDS encoding Gfo/Idh/MocA family protein, whose product MGAQLTEPVRIGIVGAGNRGRNHAARYDLIPGAEIVAVADVDEAKARALADECGAESYASHREMLDGADLDAANVCVHATLHADIAVDALEGGTHVFCEKPMAGDYADARRMADAADRTGNRLAVQNQLLYTKETRAAKALAEAGELGDVYHGIAARSPGFSFAGEGDPETTRLGARRRGTPYVDGYGSPPFVRQESAGGGVVLDLGSYTVGQLLYLMGSPDVPTVERVRGETFRTVPERFDAGGATGDDGEASEYARRIEESGYDVEDVSAAFVTFEDGSVLSVRTSWSRYLDDESSAVVGTKGGVRLDPFEYFSTVADVEMRASADLEEYLFRQQFLDGERGRVAYESGLWADPLYHWVGSLLGEDDALPTDSPPTADLALESMVVADGIYRSAELGREVTREEIVESARGSDTPE is encoded by the coding sequence ATGGGAGCGCAACTCACCGAACCGGTCAGAATCGGTATCGTCGGCGCGGGCAACCGCGGCCGGAACCACGCGGCGCGCTACGACCTGATTCCCGGCGCGGAAATCGTCGCCGTCGCCGACGTAGACGAGGCGAAGGCCCGCGCGCTCGCCGACGAGTGCGGTGCCGAGAGTTACGCCAGTCACCGCGAGATGCTCGACGGGGCGGACCTCGACGCCGCGAACGTCTGCGTCCACGCCACCCTCCACGCCGACATCGCGGTGGACGCCCTCGAAGGCGGGACGCACGTCTTCTGCGAGAAGCCGATGGCGGGCGATTACGCCGACGCGCGCCGGATGGCCGACGCCGCCGACCGGACCGGCAACCGCCTCGCGGTCCAGAACCAACTGCTCTACACGAAAGAGACCCGCGCGGCCAAAGCCCTCGCGGAGGCGGGCGAACTCGGCGACGTGTACCACGGCATCGCCGCCCGGTCGCCGGGGTTCTCGTTCGCTGGGGAGGGCGACCCCGAGACGACCCGACTCGGCGCGCGCCGCCGCGGGACGCCCTACGTGGACGGCTACGGCTCTCCGCCCTTCGTTCGCCAAGAGTCGGCGGGCGGCGGCGTCGTCCTCGACTTGGGGAGTTACACCGTCGGCCAACTGCTGTACCTGATGGGGTCGCCCGACGTGCCCACGGTCGAGCGAGTCCGCGGCGAGACGTTCCGGACCGTCCCCGAGCGATTCGACGCCGGGGGCGCGACCGGTGACGACGGCGAGGCGAGCGAGTACGCCAGACGCATCGAGGAGAGCGGCTACGACGTGGAGGACGTGAGTGCCGCGTTCGTCACCTTCGAGGACGGGTCGGTCCTCTCTGTCCGGACGAGTTGGTCGCGCTACCTCGACGACGAGTCGAGCGCCGTCGTCGGCACGAAGGGCGGCGTCCGCCTCGACCCCTTCGAGTACTTCTCGACGGTCGCCGACGTGGAGATGCGCGCCAGCGCCGACCTCGAAGAGTATCTCTTCCGCCAGCAGTTCCTCGACGGCGAGCGCGGTCGAGTCGCCTACGAGTCGGGTCTCTGGGCCGACCCGCTCTACCACTGGGTCGGGTCGCTCCTCGGCGAGGACGACGCCCTGCCGACCGACTCCCCGCCGACCGCCGACCTCGCGCTGGAGTCGATGGTGGTCGCAGACGGTATCTACCGCTCGGCGGAACTCGGCCGGGAGGTCACGCGCGAGGAAATCGTCGAATCCGCTCGAGGGTCCGACACTCCCGAGTAA
- a CDS encoding MBL fold metallo-hydrolase, producing the protein MTRGDLREVTVGDCSDLYYLDTGMYDTDEYGAVYIYDSARPAIVDTGIGTHHELVLDALDELDIAREDVAVIAPTHVHLDHAGGAGYLAEACPNAEVMIHEIGARHLVDPSRLVAGTKAAVGDQWEFYVEPKPVPEERVVELNAGDTIELGDHRLDVYHAPGHAPHQCIFHDRDDDAVFTADAAGLWVPSKGIIHETSPPSNFDLEQCLADLETIRDLNPEVLLYPHFGPREYEQGAMDEYAEVLREWVAEVEAKYDELGDPEAVEDYFAEQTDMADVWGERKASEEARLNVRGVVTYLDER; encoded by the coding sequence ATGACGAGAGGCGACCTCCGGGAGGTCACGGTAGGCGACTGCTCGGACCTCTACTACCTCGACACCGGGATGTACGACACCGACGAGTACGGCGCGGTATACATCTACGACTCTGCGCGGCCCGCAATCGTGGACACGGGCATCGGCACCCACCACGAACTCGTCTTGGACGCGCTGGACGAGTTGGACATCGCCCGCGAGGACGTGGCGGTCATCGCGCCGACGCACGTCCACCTCGACCACGCGGGCGGCGCTGGCTACCTTGCCGAGGCGTGTCCCAACGCCGAGGTGATGATTCACGAAATCGGCGCGCGCCACCTCGTGGACCCCTCCCGACTCGTCGCCGGGACGAAGGCCGCCGTCGGCGACCAGTGGGAGTTCTACGTCGAACCGAAACCCGTCCCCGAGGAGCGCGTGGTCGAACTCAACGCCGGAGACACCATCGAACTCGGCGACCACCGACTCGACGTGTACCACGCGCCGGGCCACGCGCCCCACCAGTGCATCTTCCACGACCGGGACGACGACGCGGTGTTCACCGCCGACGCCGCGGGCCTGTGGGTCCCCTCGAAGGGCATCATCCACGAGACTTCCCCCCCGTCGAACTTCGACCTCGAACAGTGTCTCGCGGACCTCGAAACCATCCGCGACCTGAACCCCGAGGTACTGCTCTACCCCCACTTCGGCCCGCGCGAGTACGAGCAGGGCGCGATGGACGAGTACGCCGAGGTCCTGCGCGAGTGGGTCGCCGAAGTCGAAGCGAAGTACGACGAGTTGGGCGACCCGGAGGCCGTCGAGGACTACTTTGCCGAACAGACCGACATGGCCGACGTGTGGGGAGAACGGAAGGCCAGCGAGGAAGCGCGCCTGAACGTCCGCGGCGTCGTAACCTATCTAGACGAACGTTAG
- a CDS encoding DUF3368 domain-containing protein yields MSEVVITDATVLIYLAKLDDIDYLNRLFEEVYVPETVYEEVVTHGLEEQYADALSVEEATESFIDVRKLTDETEGRADEIQESSGLERGECTAIALAEDERARCLTDDHAARKTAESLNVDVGGTIYVLLEALDRGQLSFEGYVEKLDDLTDNGFRMSASLYRKAVDAGEDLTP; encoded by the coding sequence ATGAGTGAGGTCGTTATCACTGACGCGACGGTACTAATCTACCTCGCCAAACTAGACGACATCGACTATTTAAATAGATTGTTCGAAGAAGTGTATGTTCCCGAAACGGTCTACGAAGAAGTCGTTACGCACGGACTTGAAGAGCAGTACGCCGACGCACTGTCGGTCGAAGAAGCCACTGAAAGTTTTATCGACGTTCGGAAGCTCACCGACGAGACGGAGGGCCGGGCCGACGAGATTCAGGAGTCTTCCGGGCTTGAACGCGGTGAGTGTACCGCAATTGCACTGGCTGAAGACGAGAGAGCACGTTGTCTCACCGACGACCATGCCGCACGAAAGACCGCGGAGTCGCTGAATGTCGATGTAGGTGGAACGATTTACGTGTTACTCGAAGCACTTGACCGGGGGCAACTCTCTTTCGAGGGGTACGTTGAGAAGTTAGACGACCTCACGGACAACGGATTCCGGATGAGTGCGAGCCTGTATCGAAAAGCAGTCGATGCAGGTGAAGACCTCACCCCCTAA
- a CDS encoding UPF0175 family protein codes for MSQKHVTTRVSEDLYEKIERIQQEEQTDRSTAVKRLLERGVGDWQIETAVRRYREGTISLGRAAELADVSVWRFLDTLDERGVEMNYDESDLEADIAAVRENE; via the coding sequence ATGAGTCAGAAGCACGTTACCACTCGCGTCTCCGAAGACCTCTACGAGAAAATAGAGCGAATCCAACAGGAAGAGCAGACGGACCGTTCGACTGCCGTCAAGCGCCTACTTGAACGCGGTGTTGGCGATTGGCAAATCGAAACCGCAGTTAGACGTTACCGCGAAGGTACCATCTCGCTAGGTCGTGCGGCAGAACTCGCAGATGTTTCCGTTTGGCGCTTCCTCGACACTCTTGACGAGCGTGGCGTCGAAATGAACTACGACGAAAGCGACCTCGAAGCCGATATTGCGGCAGTGCGCGAAAATGAGTGA
- the serS gene encoding serine--tRNA ligase: MLDRNYIRDNPEAVREGLRKRGADVDLDAVLEKDEEWRDLKARGDDLRHERNQVSDEIGELKQAGKHDEADEAIERSQELKAEIEEVEERADELEDELEDALLRVPQVPHESVPEGDDEDENVETRREGFEDLRELPDEVTPHYELGEELDIIDEARAAKTTGSGYYFLKGEGCQLEHALMQFMMDVHREQGYQDVFPPIPIDSESMTGTGQLPKFADDAYKLEDEDLWLCPTAEVPVTNMYRDDILLKDDLPLKHQAYTPNFRREAGEHGTETRGIVRVHQFNKVEMVNFVEPEGSYDRLHELLDEAEEVLRRLDLPYRVLELCTGDLGFKAAKQIDLEVWAPGDDMDDGPEEGGRWLEVSTASNFEDFQARRAGLRYRPERHESTEYLHTLNASGLALPRVMVAVLEYYQNDDGTVTVPEALRPYMGGKEVIEGHEPVGESALGAGEKE; encoded by the coding sequence ATGCTAGACCGGAACTACATCCGCGACAATCCGGAGGCGGTCCGCGAGGGACTCCGCAAGCGCGGGGCCGACGTGGACCTCGACGCGGTACTGGAGAAAGACGAGGAGTGGCGCGACCTGAAGGCGCGCGGCGACGACCTGCGCCACGAGCGCAACCAAGTCAGCGACGAAATCGGCGAGTTGAAGCAGGCCGGAAAGCACGACGAGGCCGACGAGGCCATCGAGCGCTCGCAGGAACTCAAGGCCGAAATCGAGGAAGTCGAGGAGCGCGCCGACGAGTTGGAGGACGAACTCGAAGACGCCCTCCTGCGCGTCCCGCAAGTCCCCCACGAGAGCGTCCCCGAGGGCGACGACGAGGACGAGAACGTCGAGACCCGCCGGGAAGGGTTCGAGGACCTGCGCGAGTTGCCCGACGAGGTGACGCCCCACTACGAACTCGGCGAGGAGTTGGACATCATCGACGAGGCCCGCGCGGCCAAGACCACCGGAAGCGGCTACTACTTCCTGAAAGGCGAGGGCTGTCAACTCGAACACGCCCTGATGCAGTTCATGATGGACGTACACCGCGAGCAGGGGTATCAGGACGTGTTCCCGCCAATCCCCATCGACAGCGAGTCGATGACCGGGACGGGCCAGTTGCCGAAGTTCGCGGACGACGCCTACAAACTCGAAGACGAGGACCTCTGGCTCTGTCCCACCGCGGAGGTGCCGGTCACGAACATGTACCGCGACGACATCCTGTTGAAAGACGACCTGCCGCTGAAACATCAGGCCTACACGCCGAACTTCCGGCGCGAGGCGGGCGAACACGGCACCGAGACCCGCGGCATTGTCCGGGTCCACCAGTTCAACAAGGTCGAGATGGTCAACTTCGTGGAACCGGAGGGTAGCTACGACCGACTCCACGAACTGCTCGACGAGGCCGAGGAAGTCCTCCGACGCCTCGACCTGCCCTACCGCGTCCTCGAACTCTGCACCGGGGACCTCGGCTTCAAGGCCGCAAAGCAAATCGACCTCGAAGTCTGGGCACCCGGCGACGACATGGACGACGGTCCCGAAGAGGGCGGCCGATGGCTGGAAGTCTCGACGGCATCGAACTTCGAGGACTTTCAGGCACGGCGCGCAGGTCTGCGCTATCGGCCCGAGCGCCACGAATCGACCGAGTACCTCCACACGCTCAACGCCTCGGGACTGGCCCTGCCGCGCGTGATGGTCGCCGTCCTCGAGTACTACCAGAACGACGACGGCACCGTGACGGTTCCCGAAGCCCTCCGGCCCTACATGGGCGGCAAGGAGGTCATCGAAGGTCACGAACCAGTCGGCGAGAGCGCCCTCGGCGCGGGCGAGAAGGAATAA
- a CDS encoding FAD-dependent oxidoreductase has translation MGETFVVVGGDAAGMSAASKAKREDPDLEVIVFEKGEWVSYGACGMPYYVKGDIGELEDLVAITPERFREERDIDLRTHSEVVGIDREADSVTVENDEGTYEQSYDDLLVATGARAIRPPIDGMDLDGVFTFHSMESARAVRDSVAGESGESVDSPDSPDSPDSPDSLDSPDSLDSPESVGIIGGGYIGLEMAEAFDARGLDVSVFEMLPHVLDPFGDAIAEEVEDHLREQGVSLHLDTMVEAISGEGGRVAGVETDAGHHAVDAVLVATGVAPNAELAERAGIEVGETGAIATDEYGRTNDEHVYAAGDCAEARNVVTDAPDWVPLALTANRAGRAIGATVAGDRTETGGIVGTAAVKVFDLEVARAGITDPEVAEEAGFDPVSKVITAESRAHYYPGGKPITVEMVGDRESGRLLGAAMVGEEGVAKRIDTVATALHAGMTVEEVQNLDLSYAPPFSPTWDPVLTAAKVLSGKLE, from the coding sequence ATGGGAGAAACGTTCGTAGTCGTCGGCGGAGACGCGGCGGGGATGAGCGCGGCGAGCAAGGCCAAGCGCGAGGACCCGGACCTCGAGGTAATCGTCTTCGAGAAGGGCGAGTGGGTCTCGTACGGCGCGTGCGGGATGCCCTACTATGTGAAGGGCGACATCGGCGAGTTGGAGGACCTCGTGGCCATCACGCCCGAGCGGTTCCGCGAGGAGCGCGACATCGACCTCCGGACTCACAGCGAGGTGGTCGGAATCGACCGCGAGGCCGATTCCGTGACCGTGGAGAACGACGAGGGGACCTACGAACAGTCGTACGACGACTTGCTCGTGGCGACCGGCGCGCGGGCGATTCGGCCGCCGATAGACGGGATGGACCTCGATGGCGTCTTCACGTTCCACTCGATGGAGAGCGCCCGAGCGGTCCGGGACTCGGTTGCGGGCGAGTCGGGCGAATCGGTCGATTCGCCCGACTCGCCTGATTCGCCCGACTCGCCTGATTCGCTCGACTCGCCTGATTCGCTCGACTCGCCCGAGTCGGTCGGCATCATCGGCGGCGGGTACATCGGTCTGGAGATGGCCGAAGCGTTCGACGCTCGGGGTCTCGACGTGTCGGTGTTCGAGATGCTCCCGCACGTCCTCGACCCCTTCGGCGACGCCATCGCGGAGGAGGTCGAGGACCACCTCCGCGAGCAGGGCGTCTCGCTCCACCTCGACACGATGGTCGAGGCGATTTCCGGCGAGGGCGGCCGGGTCGCGGGCGTCGAAACCGACGCCGGGCACCACGCGGTGGACGCGGTGCTGGTCGCCACCGGAGTCGCGCCGAACGCCGAACTCGCCGAGCGCGCGGGCATCGAAGTCGGCGAGACCGGCGCGATTGCGACCGACGAGTACGGTCGGACCAACGACGAACACGTCTACGCCGCGGGCGACTGCGCCGAGGCCCGAAACGTCGTGACCGACGCGCCCGACTGGGTTCCGCTGGCGCTAACCGCGAACCGGGCCGGGCGAGCAATCGGGGCGACGGTGGCGGGCGACCGGACCGAGACCGGCGGCATCGTCGGCACGGCGGCGGTGAAGGTGTTCGACCTCGAAGTCGCTCGGGCGGGCATCACGGACCCCGAGGTGGCCGAAGAAGCCGGGTTCGACCCGGTGTCGAAGGTTATTACCGCCGAGTCGCGCGCTCACTACTACCCCGGCGGCAAGCCAATCACCGTCGAGATGGTGGGCGACCGGGAGTCGGGTCGGTTGCTCGGCGCGGCGATGGTCGGCGAGGAAGGCGTCGCCAAGCGCATCGACACGGTTGCGACCGCGCTCCACGCCGGGATGACCGTCGAGGAGGTTCAGAACCTCGACCTGTCGTACGCGCCGCCGTTCAGTCCGACGTGGGACCCCGTGCTGACCGCGGCGAAGGTGCTGTCCGGAAAACTGGAGTAA
- a CDS encoding nuclear transport factor 2 family protein — protein MEAETSETNPMGLIRPTAHGPDVTDATHLVRAYYDAIDAGDYDRFADLLAPGVVHERPDRTIEGRETLVGFMRDDRPRKDTSHEVRTVFGPTDGETNAAVVEGRLLAADGTELFAFADAFDIEDGRIARIRTYTR, from the coding sequence ATGGAAGCCGAGACGAGCGAGACGAATCCGATGGGGTTGATACGGCCGACGGCCCACGGTCCGGACGTGACCGACGCGACTCACCTCGTCCGCGCCTACTACGACGCCATCGACGCGGGCGACTACGACCGATTCGCCGACCTGCTCGCGCCCGGCGTCGTCCACGAGCGACCCGACCGGACCATCGAAGGCCGCGAGACGCTGGTCGGGTTCATGCGCGACGACCGGCCGCGGAAAGACACCTCTCACGAGGTCCGAACGGTCTTCGGACCGACCGACGGCGAAACCAACGCCGCGGTGGTCGAGGGCCGACTGCTCGCGGCCGACGGCACCGAGTTGTTCGCGTTCGCCGACGCCTTCGACATCGAAGACGGGCGAATCGCCCGAATCCGGACGTACACCCGATAA
- a CDS encoding DNA primase large subunit PriL produces MDPLHARYPFLAAARESVREADIGLATIVTGDERHPAVERGVERVRRALIDGTVRPDPEAEQRWNPRAELLSYPVARVLVSLVDAPGAVEKYASAEADTAYERFTDDFRNPDDGLKSTADKSISLDALLAEFDLSGDVRETADGDGYRVAVGRYLALSSNLGGESWTLATRQLADGTVKVSESDLYDLLREAVRKRVAAGLPTRVPDEIRAGLTDEVAELEETFSEIDISRNIPVLEPDCFPPCVGSLMERAQAGESLPDHAEFALVAFLTSANADTDELLALCGVDSDTRARSVRYRANRVGDESGAQYAPPSCETMQAYGECPVADDEDPTVDARCDGISHPLAYYEEALSDAGNVG; encoded by the coding sequence ATGGACCCGCTTCACGCCCGGTATCCGTTTCTCGCGGCGGCCCGCGAGAGCGTCCGCGAGGCCGACATCGGTCTCGCTACCATCGTCACGGGCGACGAGCGCCATCCGGCCGTCGAACGCGGCGTAGAGCGGGTGCGCCGCGCACTCATCGACGGGACCGTCAGGCCCGACCCCGAGGCCGAACAGCGGTGGAACCCGCGGGCGGAACTGCTCTCGTACCCGGTCGCTCGGGTGCTGGTGTCGCTCGTGGACGCGCCCGGTGCGGTCGAAAAGTACGCCAGCGCGGAGGCCGACACCGCCTACGAGCGGTTCACGGACGACTTCCGAAACCCGGACGACGGCCTGAAGTCCACGGCCGACAAGTCGATTTCGCTCGACGCGCTCCTCGCGGAGTTCGACCTCTCGGGCGACGTTCGGGAGACGGCCGACGGCGACGGCTACCGAGTCGCGGTCGGGCGCTACCTCGCGCTGTCGTCGAACCTCGGCGGCGAGTCGTGGACGCTCGCCACCCGGCAACTCGCGGACGGGACGGTCAAAGTCTCGGAGTCGGACCTGTACGACCTGCTCCGGGAGGCGGTCCGGAAGCGAGTCGCCGCGGGCCTGCCGACCCGCGTCCCCGACGAGATTCGGGCGGGACTGACCGACGAGGTGGCCGAACTCGAAGAGACGTTCTCGGAAATCGACATCTCGCGGAACATCCCTGTCCTCGAACCCGACTGCTTCCCGCCGTGCGTCGGGTCGCTGATGGAGCGAGCGCAGGCGGGCGAGAGCCTTCCGGACCACGCGGAGTTCGCGCTAGTCGCGTTCCTGACCAGCGCCAACGCCGACACCGACGAACTGCTGGCGCTCTGCGGCGTGGACAGCGACACCCGAGCGCGGTCGGTCCGCTACCGGGCGAACCGCGTCGGCGACGAGTCGGGCGCGCAGTACGCCCCGCCCTCCTGCGAGACGATGCAGGCCTACGGCGAGTGCCCGGTCGCCGACGACGAGGACCCGACGGTAGACGCCCGGTGTGACGGGATTTCCCACCCGCTGGCCTACTACGAAGAGGCGCTGTCCGATGCCGGAAACGTCGGCTGA
- a CDS encoding DUF7472 family protein, with translation MEIDQETRREILVGVVSVGVFIALLMWVGATYGDGSLTQTGAIAAVGVIVVFVLLMAGVGYWMAQQY, from the coding sequence ATGGAAATCGACCAGGAGACGCGCCGCGAGATTCTCGTCGGCGTGGTGTCTGTCGGCGTGTTCATCGCGCTACTGATGTGGGTGGGCGCGACGTACGGCGACGGCAGTCTCACGCAGACGGGTGCGATAGCGGCCGTGGGCGTCATCGTCGTCTTCGTGCTGTTGATGGCTGGCGTCGGCTACTGGATGGCACAGCAGTACTGA
- a CDS encoding SWIM zinc finger family protein, translating to MANTTASERTRASLPAAEGVTDARSRRARFERMAVTPLGGGVYEVESQSGNAYSVDLPGGRCTCPDHNFRGVRCKHVRRVAMEVNEGLVPPPGQRAVACRNCGDEIFVDENADGPYFCRECGLDPGESVIDRETGDLLVVVRTTGRRADEVEITDRDCTVAAYPNNESYRPDDVVVEAMYPVPAGLGTDDLKPHHLRRYSFPRGRLARRGGVRSRDDQSELADFERAA from the coding sequence ATGGCAAACACAACAGCTTCCGAACGAACGCGCGCATCGCTCCCGGCCGCAGAGGGCGTGACCGACGCCCGGTCCCGACGCGCTCGCTTCGAGCGCATGGCGGTCACGCCGCTCGGCGGCGGGGTCTACGAAGTCGAGAGCCAGAGCGGAAACGCCTACTCGGTGGACCTCCCCGGCGGGCGGTGTACCTGCCCGGACCACAACTTCCGCGGCGTCCGGTGCAAGCACGTCCGGCGGGTCGCCATGGAGGTCAACGAGGGACTCGTCCCGCCGCCCGGCCAGCGGGCCGTGGCGTGTCGCAACTGCGGCGACGAGATTTTCGTGGACGAGAACGCCGACGGACCGTACTTCTGCAGGGAGTGCGGACTCGACCCCGGCGAGAGCGTCATCGACCGCGAGACGGGCGACCTACTCGTCGTCGTCCGGACGACCGGCCGCCGGGCCGACGAGGTGGAGATTACCGACCGGGACTGTACGGTCGCGGCCTATCCCAACAACGAGAGCTACCGGCCCGACGACGTGGTGGTCGAAGCGATGTACCCCGTCCCGGCGGGACTCGGCACCGACGACCTGAAACCGCACCACCTGCGGCGCTACTCGTTCCCGCGGGGACGACTCGCGCGCAGGGGCGGGGTCCGGAGCCGCGACGACCAGTCGGAACTCGCCGACTTCGAGAGGGCGGCGTAG
- the hjc gene encoding Holliday junction resolvase Hjc: MSNSKGDRRERELVNRLDEAGFAVMRAPASGSATERELPDVLAGDGDAFYAIEAKSSSGDPIYLTGEEVEALVYFGQNFGAKPKIGVRFDREDWYFFHPADVHETDGGNYRVKKETALEDGDPLDSLRGDDGDGDDDHDIRDVLRAVEQGVLSPDEAAAMFE; the protein is encoded by the coding sequence ATGTCTAACTCCAAGGGCGACCGCCGGGAGCGCGAACTCGTCAACCGACTTGACGAGGCCGGGTTCGCGGTCATGCGCGCGCCCGCCAGCGGAAGCGCGACCGAGCGCGAGCTTCCGGACGTACTCGCGGGCGACGGCGACGCCTTCTACGCTATCGAGGCCAAGTCGAGTTCGGGCGACCCCATCTACCTCACGGGCGAGGAAGTCGAGGCCCTCGTCTACTTCGGCCAGAACTTCGGCGCGAAACCCAAAATCGGCGTGCGGTTCGACCGCGAAGACTGGTACTTCTTCCACCCCGCGGACGTTCACGAGACCGACGGCGGCAACTACCGCGTAAAGAAGGAGACTGCGCTCGAAGACGGCGACCCACTCGACTCGCTGAGGGGTGACGACGGGGACGGCGACGACGACCACGACATCAGGGACGTGCTACGAGCCGTCGAACAGGGCGTCCTGTCGCCCGACGAGGCGGCGGCGATGTTCGAGTAG